The sequence GGCCTCTTCGCTGGCCTTGAGCTCGACCTCGGCCAGTTGCAGCTGGTTGCGGTCCTCGTCGAAGCGCGAGCGGTCGATCATGCCGGCCTTGAACAGCTTGTCGGTACGCTCGAACTGCTTCTTGCGCAGTTCCAGCGCCACGCGCTGGCGCTCGATGCCGATCTGGTTCTGGCGCTGGCCGGCTTCCTCGCGCTCGATCGCGTTGCGGTAGCTTTCCGGGTCCAGCCGCAGCAGCACCTGGCCCTTCTGGACGTCGTCGCCTTCCTTGACCAGGATCTCCTTGACCTTGGCGGTCACCTCGGCGGTCAGCTTCACCTCGGTGCGATAGGCCAGCAGGCCCGAGGCCAGGATGGTGGGCCGGATCTCGTGCAGCGCGGCCGGCTGCAGTTCGACCTCGCGGCCGGCGCCGGCCGATTTGGCGCGCAGCGCGAGCGGGACGACGATGACGACGGCGACCAGGGCCAGGCCCAGCCATTTCTTGTTGATGCGCATGGGATGTTTCCGCGGCGGTTCGGATAGGGGCGTAGGCCGGCGTCGGGCCGGCCTCGGCGGTTTCGGTCAGTGGCTCACGGCGATGGCGAGGGCCCAGCCGCCGAAGATCACCAGCAGGGGCAGCAGGGCGACGATGATGGCGGCGGTCCAGCTGCCGCGGCTCCACTGGCGCCAGCCGATGGCGGTCAGCGCGATCGACCACAGCGACAGCAGGTCGATCGCGTTGAGCAGCTGCTTCCACGGATTGTTCAGCGGCAGGTTGACGAGCAGCGGGTCGACATGGGTCAGCTGCACGTCGGACGGGCTGGTCTGCGAGGTCATGATGAACACGTTGATCAGCATCACCAGCAGCGACAGCAGGCCGGGCGCGGCGGTCCAGCTGGCGAACGAGAACCAGGCGGTGAAGCGCTGCTCGACGCCGGCGACCTTGCCGGCCAGCTTGTAGTAGAGCGCCATGACCAGGAACATGCCGGCCGTCACGATCGGGGTGGAGATCACCGTGGCCCACTGGATCACCGCCAGGCTCATGCCCTCGCGCATCTTCTGCGCGTCGGACGGCTTCATGTCGCTGGCGGAGACGATGTGGTCGATCAGCCAGGCACCGTCGACGCGCTGATAGTAGAGGAACCAGATCAGTGGCGCGGCGACGAGGAACAGCACGAAGGGCAGGGGGAAGCCGGGCTTCTCCTTGATCTCGTCGAACAGGCGGGCGGGTTCGGTGAAGACGGTGAGCAACTGCATGGCGATCCTCTCGTTCGTTTTCTACGTTATTCGATCGGTCTGGCCCGGTTGAGCCGAACGGGCCGGATGTTAACCGGATAGCATGCCGACGGGTATGGTATGTGCGACGAATCGACGGCGGACGTGGCCGAATGACGACAGAGGCGGGTTCCGGCGCGACAGGGGGCGCTTCGGTCCATGCCGAGAACAAGGCTTCACCGCGGAGGACGCCGAGGCCGCGGCGTATCGAAGCGATGGTTCTGCTTTACCTCCGCGTCCTCGGCGTCCTCTGTGGTGGGGCCTTCGCCGGTCGAGTCCCCATGCAAAAGCCCGCGCAGGAGCGAACGCTCCTGCGCGGGCTTTTGCCGTCATGCATGGCCGCTCAGCGTCCCGAGCCGGCCTCCGGCGCCACCTGCGGCAGCGCGGCCGGCGCTTCCGCGTGCTTGCCGCCGAACTTGCGGCGCAGCCAGGCGCCGAGGTCGTCGAGGTAGGTGAACACCACCGGCACCACCACCAGCGTCAGCAGCGTCGAGGTGATCACCCCGCCGATGATGGCGTGGGCCATCGGCGCGCGCTGCTCCGAGCCCTCGCCCAGGGCCAGCGCCAGCGGCAGCATGCCGCCGATCATGGCGAAAGTGGTCATCAGGATCGGCCGCAGCCGCACCCGGCCGGCCTCGACGATGGCGTGGAAGCGGTCCATGCCGTCCTCGCGCAGCCGGTTGACGAAGTCGATCAGCAGGATCGCGTTCTTGGTCACCAGGCCCATCAGCATGATGATGCCGATGATCGAGAACAGGTTCAGCGTCGAGCGCCAGGCCAACAGCGCGATGAACACGCCGATCAGCGACATGGGCAGCGAGAACATGATCGCCACCGGCTGGCTGAAGCTGGCGAACTGCGAGGCCAGCACCAGGTAGATGAACACCACGCCGATGATCAGCGCCTGCACCGCGTAGCCGAAGCTCTCCTGCATGTCCTGGTTGGCGCCTTCCTGCACGTAGCGGTAGCCGGGCGGCATCTGCACGCTGTCGAGCACCTTCTGCACCGCCGGCTGCACCGAGCCGACCGGCACGCCTTCGACGTCGGCG is a genomic window of Chitinimonas koreensis containing:
- a CDS encoding YIP1 family protein, with the protein product MQLLTVFTEPARLFDEIKEKPGFPLPFVLFLVAAPLIWFLYYQRVDGAWLIDHIVSASDMKPSDAQKMREGMSLAVIQWATVISTPIVTAGMFLVMALYYKLAGKVAGVEQRFTAWFSFASWTAAPGLLSLLVMLINVFIMTSQTSPSDVQLTHVDPLLVNLPLNNPWKQLLNAIDLLSLWSIALTAIGWRQWSRGSWTAAIIVALLPLLVIFGGWALAIAVSH